One window of Mediterraneibacter gnavus ATCC 29149 genomic DNA carries:
- a CDS encoding sodium-dependent transporter translates to MKREKFGSRLGFILISAGCAIGLGNVWRFPYITGQYGGAAFVLIYLFFLLTLGLPIMVMEFSVGRASQASIALSFDKLEPKGTRWHWYKYFGMAGNYLLMMFYTTIGGWMILYFVKMAAGQFEGLDAKGIEAEFANLTARPGLMFVCMAIVVILCFAICSMGLQKGVEKITKVMMILLLALMIILAVRSATLPNAGEGIRFYLLPDFGKVKEAGVFEVVYAAMGQSFFTLSLGIGAIAIFGSYIDKKRALTGEAICVTILDTCVALIAGMIIFPACFAFGVNPGQGPSLIFITLPNIFNAMSGGRIWGTLFFLCMFFAAASTIIAVFENIITFAMELTGCSRRKSVICNLIAILVLSVPCILGFNVWSGISPLGAGKNILDFEDFLVSNNLLPIGSLVYLLFCTSCYGWGWKKFTKEANSGQGIRFPKWARVYVSYILPLIVLFIFVQGYITMF, encoded by the coding sequence ATGAAGAGAGAAAAATTTGGCTCAAGGCTTGGATTTATCCTGATTTCAGCAGGATGTGCCATCGGGCTTGGAAATGTATGGAGATTTCCATATATTACCGGACAATACGGGGGTGCGGCATTTGTGCTGATCTACCTGTTTTTCCTGTTAACACTGGGACTTCCGATCATGGTCATGGAGTTCTCGGTAGGGCGTGCGAGTCAGGCAAGTATTGCGCTTTCCTTTGATAAGCTGGAACCAAAGGGGACCAGGTGGCACTGGTATAAATATTTCGGGATGGCAGGAAATTATCTGCTGATGATGTTTTATACCACGATTGGCGGATGGATGATTTTGTATTTCGTGAAAATGGCGGCAGGGCAGTTTGAGGGACTTGACGCAAAAGGGATTGAAGCGGAGTTTGCAAATCTGACAGCGAGACCGGGATTGATGTTTGTGTGTATGGCAATCGTTGTAATCCTGTGTTTTGCAATCTGCAGCATGGGGCTTCAGAAAGGAGTGGAGAAGATCACAAAGGTGATGATGATCCTGCTGCTTGCTCTGATGATTATTTTAGCAGTACGTTCTGCCACACTTCCGAATGCAGGAGAGGGAATTCGGTTCTATTTACTGCCGGACTTCGGCAAGGTGAAAGAAGCAGGTGTATTTGAAGTCGTCTATGCAGCCATGGGACAGTCCTTCTTTACGCTGAGTCTTGGGATTGGAGCGATTGCGATCTTTGGAAGCTATATTGATAAGAAACGGGCGCTGACAGGGGAGGCAATCTGTGTTACGATTCTGGATACCTGCGTGGCGCTGATCGCGGGGATGATCATTTTTCCGGCATGCTTTGCGTTCGGAGTGAACCCGGGACAGGGACCAAGTCTGATCTTTATCACACTGCCGAATATTTTTAATGCGATGAGCGGCGGAAGAATCTGGGGAACTCTGTTCTTCCTGTGTATGTTCTTTGCAGCAGCATCTACGATCATTGCCGTATTTGAAAATATCATTACATTTGCCATGGAACTGACCGGATGCAGCAGGAGAAAATCTGTAATCTGCAATCTGATCGCAATCCTGGTTTTATCTGTTCCATGTATTCTCGGATTTAATGTATGGAGTGGGATTTCTCCTTTGGGCGCAGGAAAAAATATTTTGGATTTTGAAGATTTCCTGGTAAGCAACAATCTGCTTCCGATCGGAAGTCTGGTATATCTTCTGTTTTGTACCAGCTGTTATGGATGGGGATGGAAGAAATTTACGAAGGAAGCGAACAGCGGACAGGGAATCCGGTTCCCGAAATGGGCAAGGGTGTATGTGTCATATATTTTGCCGCTGATCGTGCTGTTTATCTTTGTACAGGGATATATCACCATGTTTTAA
- a CDS encoding MATE family efflux transporter, with product MSIDLTNGPVTKKMMLFSLPLIAGNLLQQTYNIADTVIVGRFLGADALAAVGSSYTLMTFLTSILLGLCMGSGALFSIRYGEKNEEKLKENIGTSFLMIAAVAILLNVLVCRNTEWILEFLQVPQQVYDGMRTYLEVVFTGILATFLYNYFASLLRAAGESLIPLIFLAVCAGLNIVLDLWFVIGLDAGIAGAAVATVISQWISGIGIAVYTWGRCPQFRLRRRDFRITKETFGEIFQFSFLTCVQQSVMNLGILMVQGLVNSFGPVVMAAFAAAVKIDSFAYMPVQDFGNAFSTFVAQNYGAGKQERIREGARKSVLLVLGFCLVISASVFVFAKQLLLIFVQPYETEILAVGIQYLRIEGVFYFGIGFLFLFYGYYRAVRKPGMSVVLTVISLGTRVVLAYVLSAVPQIGVSGIWSAVPIGWILADIAGWIYYKKLQQR from the coding sequence ATGAGCATAGATTTAACGAATGGACCTGTGACGAAAAAAATGATGTTATTTTCTCTCCCTCTGATTGCCGGAAATCTTCTGCAGCAGACGTATAATATTGCAGACACTGTGATCGTAGGAAGGTTTCTTGGAGCAGATGCTCTGGCGGCAGTGGGATCATCATATACACTGATGACGTTTTTGACTTCGATTCTGCTGGGGCTGTGCATGGGAAGCGGTGCATTATTTTCCATCCGGTATGGAGAAAAGAATGAAGAAAAATTAAAAGAGAATATCGGAACTTCATTTCTGATGATTGCTGCAGTGGCAATATTGCTGAATGTACTGGTTTGCCGGAACACGGAATGGATTCTGGAGTTTTTACAGGTGCCGCAGCAGGTATATGACGGGATGCGAACATACCTGGAAGTAGTATTTACCGGAATTCTTGCAACATTTTTATATAATTATTTTGCCTCTCTTTTGAGAGCAGCAGGAGAATCTTTGATTCCGTTGATCTTTCTGGCAGTCTGTGCCGGTTTGAATATTGTTCTGGATCTGTGGTTTGTGATCGGACTGGATGCAGGAATTGCCGGAGCTGCGGTTGCGACTGTAATCTCTCAGTGGATTTCCGGAATCGGAATCGCAGTCTACACCTGGGGGCGATGTCCGCAGTTTCGTCTGAGAAGGAGAGATTTCAGAATTACAAAAGAGACGTTTGGCGAGATTTTTCAGTTTTCGTTTTTGACCTGTGTTCAACAGTCTGTTATGAATCTGGGGATTTTGATGGTGCAGGGGCTGGTAAACAGCTTCGGACCGGTTGTAATGGCGGCATTTGCAGCGGCTGTGAAGATTGATTCATTTGCATATATGCCGGTGCAGGATTTCGGAAATGCGTTTTCCACTTTTGTGGCACAGAATTACGGGGCCGGAAAACAGGAGCGGATCCGGGAGGGGGCAAGAAAGTCGGTGCTGCTCGTACTGGGATTTTGTCTGGTGATCTCAGCGTCAGTTTTTGTGTTTGCAAAGCAGCTGCTTTTGATTTTTGTCCAGCCATACGAAACAGAAATTCTGGCAGTTGGAATTCAATACTTGCGGATTGAAGGTGTGTTTTATTTTGGAATCGGATTCCTGTTTTTGTTTTATGGATATTACCGGGCAGTCAGAAAACCGGGAATGTCGGTTGTGCTGACGGTGATTTCTTTGGGGACACGGGTAGTACTGGCATATGTATTGTCAGCGGTTCCTCAGATCGGGGTGTCAGGAATCTGGAGTGCAGTTCCGATCGGATGGATTCTGGCAGATATTGCAGGATGGATTTATTATAAGAAATTACAACAAAGATGA
- the hprK gene encoding HPr(Ser) kinase/phosphatase, protein MGQGVSLKEIVEKMNLKNLTPDVDLVEKYVQVPDINRPALQLSGYFDHFDSDRVQVIGYVEYTYLQTLEEAKKMKMYDELLSHKIPCLIFSRALEPDQELLEKATQADTPVLITQKSTSSFMAELIRWMNVKLAPCISIHGVLVDVYGVGVLIMGESGIGKSEAALELIKRGHRLVTDDVVEIRKVSDDTLVGSAPDITRHFIELRGIGIVDVKSMFGVQSVRETQNIDLVITLEDWSREKEYDRLGLEETYTEFLGNKVVCHNIPIRPGRNLAIIVESAAVNHRQKQMGYNAAQELYKRVQNSLTKRK, encoded by the coding sequence ATGGGACAAGGCGTAAGTTTAAAAGAAATTGTAGAAAAAATGAACCTGAAAAATCTGACACCGGATGTGGATTTGGTTGAAAAATATGTTCAGGTGCCTGATATCAACAGACCGGCTCTGCAGTTGTCCGGATATTTTGATCATTTTGACTCGGATCGTGTACAGGTTATCGGATATGTTGAATATACGTATCTTCAGACACTTGAGGAAGCGAAAAAGATGAAGATGTACGATGAGCTGTTATCGCATAAAATTCCATGCCTGATCTTCAGCCGTGCATTAGAACCGGATCAAGAGCTTTTAGAAAAGGCTACACAGGCGGATACACCGGTTCTGATCACACAAAAATCAACATCCTCTTTCATGGCGGAGCTGATTCGCTGGATGAATGTGAAACTGGCACCGTGTATTTCCATTCACGGAGTACTTGTGGATGTGTATGGTGTCGGTGTACTGATTATGGGAGAGAGTGGAATCGGTAAGAGCGAGGCAGCGCTGGAGCTGATCAAGAGAGGACATCGTCTGGTAACAGATGACGTGGTAGAGATCCGTAAGGTCAGCGATGATACGCTGGTTGGTTCTGCACCGGATATCACCAGACATTTTATCGAGCTTCGTGGTATTGGAATCGTAGATGTGAAGTCCATGTTTGGTGTGCAGAGCGTCAGGGAGACACAGAATATCGATCTGGTCATCACACTGGAAGACTGGAGCAGAGAAAAAGAATACGATCGTCTCGGACTGGAAGAGACGTATACGGAATTTCTGGGCAACAAAGTAGTATGCCATAACATTCCGATCCGTCCGGGAAGAAATCTGGCGATCATCGTGGAGTCAGCAGCGGTCAACCACAGACAGAAACAGATGGGATATAACGCTGCACAGGAATTATATAAAAGAGTTCAGAACAGTTTGACAAAAAGGAAATAG
- a CDS encoding TetR/AcrR family transcriptional regulator — protein MEKKVDRRVIKTRRQLKKGLAALMKEKSVNQITVKELVEEVDINRSTFYLHFKDIQDLLREIEENMEAQIKRAIEEHPIVSGNENAFYFIEDMFRVLDEEREISKALIGPNGDMGFIHRIERIIKENSRGTLEKMFPGKKEDLKYFYAFCLSGCLGLVKVWLNEGEEKSPEEMAQMTFNMIANAKDAFCQTASDFLDK, from the coding sequence ATGGAGAAAAAAGTAGACAGAAGAGTCATTAAAACGAGAAGGCAGTTAAAAAAAGGACTTGCAGCGCTGATGAAGGAAAAAAGCGTGAATCAGATCACAGTCAAAGAGCTGGTAGAAGAAGTGGATATCAATCGTTCCACATTTTACCTTCATTTTAAAGACATTCAGGACCTTTTGAGAGAAATCGAAGAGAATATGGAAGCGCAGATCAAAAGAGCGATCGAAGAGCATCCGATCGTATCCGGCAATGAAAATGCGTTTTATTTTATAGAAGATATGTTTCGTGTATTAGATGAAGAGCGGGAGATCAGTAAAGCGCTGATCGGTCCCAACGGAGATATGGGATTTATCCACCGCATTGAGCGGATCATCAAAGAGAACAGCAGGGGGACGCTGGAGAAGATGTTTCCGGGTAAGAAAGAGGATCTCAAATATTTTTACGCGTTTTGTCTGAGCGGATGTCTTGGGCTTGTGAAAGTGTGGCTCAATGAAGGGGAAGAAAAATCACCGGAAGAAATGGCACAGATGACATTTAATATGATCGCAAATGCGAAGGATGCGTTCTGTCAGACAGCATCGGATTTTCTTGACAAGTAA
- a CDS encoding ABC transporter ATP-binding protein translates to MEPILTLDHLSYAYHTLEGETKALSDISLSVKPGEFVAIVGPSGCGKSTLLSLIAGLLKPEEGEILLNGKSLKESATNIGYMLQHDHLFEWRTIYHNILLGLEIQHTLTAAAKTHARELLKTYGLEKFADSRPSELSGGMRQRAALIRTLILEPDLLLLDEPFSALDYQTRLSVGDDIGQIIRDSGRTAVLVTHDLSEAISLADTIFILSKRPASIARIVPVTFSLASDTPLKRRNAPEFKTYFNILWKELNQNV, encoded by the coding sequence ATGGAACCAATTTTAACACTGGATCACTTAAGCTATGCCTATCATACTCTGGAAGGCGAAACAAAAGCACTGTCAGATATTTCCCTTTCCGTGAAACCGGGAGAATTTGTGGCAATTGTCGGTCCATCCGGATGCGGCAAGTCCACACTGCTCTCACTGATCGCCGGTCTTTTGAAACCGGAAGAGGGGGAGATTCTGCTCAATGGAAAATCATTAAAAGAAAGCGCGACCAATATCGGTTATATGCTGCAGCACGACCACCTCTTTGAATGGAGAACAATTTATCACAACATCCTCCTTGGACTGGAAATCCAGCATACACTGACTGCTGCAGCCAAAACCCATGCACGGGAGCTGTTAAAAACCTATGGACTGGAAAAATTTGCCGACTCACGCCCTTCTGAACTCTCCGGAGGAATGCGCCAGAGAGCTGCTCTGATCCGCACCCTGATCCTGGAACCGGATCTGCTGCTTCTGGATGAACCTTTTTCCGCACTGGATTACCAGACACGGCTTTCCGTAGGAGATGATATCGGACAGATCATACGGGATTCCGGCCGCACTGCTGTGTTAGTGACACATGACCTTTCCGAAGCGATCAGCCTTGCAGATACCATCTTCATCCTCAGCAAACGTCCGGCCTCCATTGCACGTATCGTTCCCGTCACCTTCTCCCTGGCCTCTGACACCCCTCTTAAACGCCGCAACGCTCCGGAGTTTAAGACATACTTCAATATTTTATGGAAGGAGCTGAATCAAAATGTCTGA
- a CDS encoding ROK family glucokinase, with amino-acid sequence MKYCFGVDIGGTTVKMGLFEATGTILEKWEIKTHTEEEGKAILPDVAASLKEKKAEHDLADADIIGVGVGVPAPVTEEGIVFGSANLGWKYKEVKKELEELTGLDVEVGNDANVAALGEMWKGGGAGYKNLIMVTLGTGVGGGIIVGGKILTGSHGAGGEIGHLRVNPHETESCGCGGKGCLEQYASATGIVRLAKRKLEQETRNTILNRNDLSAKSVFDAVKADDSVAKEIAESFGNYLGRALANLAAVIDPSIFVIGGGVSKAGEILLEYVEKPFQENAFFANKDVRFALATLGNDAGICGAAKLVLDDFAE; translated from the coding sequence ATGAAATATTGTTTTGGAGTAGATATTGGTGGAACAACAGTGAAAATGGGCTTGTTCGAGGCAACGGGGACTATTTTGGAAAAATGGGAGATCAAGACCCACACAGAAGAAGAGGGAAAGGCAATCCTTCCGGATGTTGCTGCATCACTCAAGGAGAAAAAAGCAGAGCATGATCTGGCAGATGCGGATATTATCGGAGTAGGTGTAGGTGTTCCTGCACCGGTGACAGAAGAGGGAATCGTCTTTGGAAGTGCAAATCTCGGCTGGAAATACAAAGAAGTGAAAAAAGAGCTGGAGGAGCTGACCGGACTGGACGTGGAAGTCGGAAATGATGCCAATGTAGCAGCCCTTGGTGAGATGTGGAAAGGCGGCGGAGCCGGATATAAGAACCTGATTATGGTAACGCTTGGAACCGGAGTCGGCGGCGGCATCATTGTTGGGGGAAAGATTCTGACAGGAAGCCACGGAGCAGGCGGAGAGATCGGGCATCTTCGAGTAAATCCTCACGAAACAGAAAGCTGCGGATGTGGAGGAAAGGGATGCCTGGAGCAGTATGCATCTGCAACTGGGATTGTGCGTCTTGCAAAAAGAAAACTGGAGCAGGAGACAAGAAACACGATTTTAAACAGGAATGATCTGTCTGCAAAATCAGTATTTGATGCGGTGAAAGCAGATGATTCAGTGGCAAAAGAGATTGCAGAGTCTTTCGGAAATTATCTTGGACGTGCTCTTGCAAATCTGGCAGCAGTGATCGATCCGTCCATTTTTGTGATCGGCGGCGGGGTATCAAAAGCCGGGGAGATTCTTCTTGAATATGTAGAAAAGCCATTTCAGGAGAATGCGTTCTTTGCAAATAAAGATGTAAGATTTGCCCTTGCAACACTTGGTAACGATGCAGGAATCTGTGGTGCGGCAAAACTGGTTCTGGATGATTTTGCAGAGTAG
- the uvrC gene encoding excinuclease ABC subunit UvrC, producing MENYNFDIQEELKKLPAKPGVYIMHDERDHIIYVGKAISLKNRVRQYFQTSRNKGVKIEQMVTHIRRFEYIVTDSELEALVLECNLIKEHHPKYNTMLMDDKTYPFIKVTVNEDFPRVMLARKMLKDKAKYFGPYTSGQAVRDTIDLLHKLYHVRSCNRNLPKDIGKERPCLNYHIKQCDAPCQGYISKEEYGKAISEVIRFLNGNFDGILKDLEEKMQKASEELKFEKAIEYRELLGSVKKIAQKQKITDSSGEDRDILAAAIQEEDAVVQVFFIRGGRLIGRDHFYLRISKGETCGEILDSFIKQYYAGTPFIPGELMLQEEIEDASLLEEWLSVKRGGKVNIRVPKKGTKEKLVELAANNATLVLSKDRERLKREEGRTIGAVREIEKLIGISDIRRMEAYDISNTNGFESVGSMVVYERGKPKRNDYRKFKIKGIEGADDYGSMREVLTRRFTHGLKEQKESKEIGGFSSFPDLILMDGGKGQVNVALQVLGDLRLNIPVCGMVKDDYHRTRGLYYENQEIAIDKNSEAFRLITRIQDEAHRFAIEYHRSLRSKGQVHSILDDIEGIGPARRKALMRNFMSLDAIKAASVEELAQIPSMNEKAAESVYKFFHK from the coding sequence ATGGAAAATTATAATTTTGATATACAGGAAGAATTGAAAAAACTCCCGGCGAAACCGGGCGTTTATATTATGCATGATGAACGGGATCATATCATCTATGTAGGAAAGGCGATCAGCCTGAAAAACCGGGTGCGTCAGTATTTTCAAACCAGCCGGAATAAAGGTGTGAAGATTGAGCAGATGGTGACGCATATCCGCCGATTTGAGTACATTGTCACAGATTCAGAACTGGAGGCACTGGTACTGGAATGCAATCTGATCAAAGAGCATCATCCGAAATACAATACCATGCTGATGGATGATAAGACATATCCGTTTATCAAGGTGACAGTAAATGAAGACTTTCCGAGAGTGATGCTGGCAAGAAAGATGCTCAAAGACAAGGCAAAATATTTTGGACCGTATACAAGCGGGCAGGCAGTCAGAGATACGATTGATCTGCTTCACAAGTTGTATCATGTCCGCAGCTGCAACCGGAATCTGCCAAAAGACATCGGAAAAGAGCGCCCTTGCCTTAATTACCATATCAAGCAATGTGATGCGCCTTGTCAGGGGTATATTTCAAAAGAAGAATATGGAAAAGCTATCTCAGAAGTGATCCGTTTTCTGAATGGAAATTTTGACGGGATTTTGAAGGATCTGGAAGAGAAGATGCAGAAGGCTTCGGAAGAACTGAAATTTGAGAAAGCCATAGAGTATCGAGAACTGCTCGGAAGCGTAAAAAAGATTGCTCAGAAGCAGAAAATCACAGACAGCAGCGGAGAGGACAGAGATATTCTTGCAGCAGCAATACAAGAGGAGGATGCGGTCGTTCAGGTATTTTTTATCCGGGGAGGCCGCCTGATCGGAAGGGATCACTTCTATCTTCGGATTTCCAAGGGAGAGACCTGCGGTGAGATCCTGGATAGTTTTATCAAGCAGTATTATGCGGGGACGCCGTTTATTCCGGGCGAACTGATGCTGCAGGAAGAGATTGAAGATGCCTCGCTTCTGGAAGAATGGCTGAGTGTAAAACGAGGAGGGAAAGTCAATATCCGCGTGCCGAAAAAAGGCACGAAGGAAAAGCTGGTGGAACTGGCTGCCAACAATGCAACCCTGGTTCTCAGTAAAGACAGAGAACGTCTGAAAAGAGAAGAGGGAAGGACCATCGGAGCAGTCCGGGAGATTGAAAAACTGATCGGGATTTCGGATATCCGCCGCATGGAGGCATATGATATCTCGAATACGAATGGATTTGAGTCTGTCGGATCCATGGTTGTTTATGAGAGAGGAAAGCCCAAGCGGAATGACTACCGGAAATTCAAGATCAAAGGAATTGAAGGTGCGGATGACTACGGAAGCATGCGGGAGGTGCTTACAAGAAGATTCACCCATGGGCTAAAAGAACAGAAGGAAAGTAAAGAAATCGGAGGTTTCAGCAGTTTTCCGGATCTGATTCTGATGGATGGAGGAAAAGGACAGGTCAATGTGGCTCTTCAGGTTTTGGGTGATCTGCGGTTGAATATCCCGGTGTGTGGTATGGTCAAGGATGACTATCACCGGACAAGAGGACTTTATTATGAAAATCAGGAGATTGCCATTGATAAAAACTCAGAGGCGTTTCGGTTGATCACGCGGATTCAGGATGAGGCACATCGGTTTGCAATCGAATATCACCGTTCTTTAAGAAGTAAAGGACAGGTGCATTCGATTCTGGATGATATTGAGGGAATCGGACCGGCGAGACGTAAAGCGCTGATGCGGAACTTTATGAGTCTGGATGCTATAAAAGCAGCTTCGGTGGAAGAGCTTGCCCAGATTCCGTCAATGAATGAAAAAGCGGCAGAATCTGTGTACAAGTTTTTTCATAAGTGA
- a CDS encoding epoxyqueuosine reductase QueH, producing MNVINYQKELDKTIVSLQKEGRVPKLLLHSCCAPCSSYVLEYLSEYFEITVFYYNPNIYPESEYTKRILEQQELISRMNLKHPVSFLAGNYEKDRFYRMAEGLEDVKEGGARCFKCYALRLRETAQMAKKAGYDYFTTTLSISPMKNAAKLNEIGLAAQKEFGVKYLQSDFKKKNGYKRSIELSKEYGLYRQDYCGCEFSQRSSTQ from the coding sequence ATGAATGTGATAAATTATCAGAAAGAACTGGATAAAACGATCGTAAGTCTCCAGAAAGAGGGACGTGTGCCAAAACTTTTGCTGCACAGCTGCTGTGCGCCGTGCAGCAGTTATGTATTGGAGTACTTGTCAGAGTATTTTGAAATCACGGTATTTTATTATAATCCGAACATTTATCCGGAAAGTGAATATACAAAACGAATTCTGGAGCAGCAGGAGCTGATATCCCGTATGAATCTGAAGCATCCGGTCAGTTTTCTGGCGGGAAATTATGAGAAGGATCGCTTCTACCGGATGGCAGAGGGGCTGGAAGATGTCAAAGAGGGGGGCGCCAGATGCTTTAAATGTTATGCGCTCAGGCTTCGGGAGACGGCACAGATGGCAAAAAAAGCCGGTTATGATTATTTTACGACCACACTTTCTATCAGTCCTATGAAAAATGCAGCCAAGTTAAATGAGATCGGACTGGCAGCACAGAAAGAGTTTGGAGTGAAATACCTGCAGTCTGACTTTAAAAAGAAAAACGGATACAAACGATCCATTGAGTTATCCAAAGAATATGGATTGTATCGGCAGGATTACTGCGGTTGTGAG
- a CDS encoding ABC transporter permease, whose product MSELSNRQKRYLLLQKRHHLIVNLSRLLILILFLGLWEITSRLGMIDSFVFSSPAKIVRCFWSMVLDRSIFLHLGITLYETILSFLFVTGISILIAVILWYSKKLSEILDPYLVVLNSLPKSALAPLLIVWLGANQTTIIIAGMSVAIFGSILNLYTSFTTIDEEKIKLIYTLHGTRHHALTKVVLPSSIPAIISNMKVNIGLCLVGVIIGEFLAARNGLGYLIIYSSQVFKMDWLLMSIVLLCIMAMGLYALINLVEKLCKKRF is encoded by the coding sequence ATGTCTGAACTTTCAAACAGGCAGAAACGTTATCTACTCCTCCAAAAACGCCATCACCTGATCGTCAATTTATCAAGACTCCTGATCCTGATCCTTTTTCTGGGACTCTGGGAGATCACTTCCCGCCTGGGAATGATCGACTCTTTCGTTTTCAGCAGTCCTGCCAAGATTGTCCGCTGCTTTTGGAGCATGGTCCTTGACCGAAGTATTTTTCTCCATCTTGGAATCACACTTTACGAAACGATTTTAAGCTTCCTGTTCGTTACCGGAATCAGTATTCTGATCGCAGTTATTTTGTGGTACAGCAAAAAATTATCCGAAATACTGGATCCTTATCTGGTCGTGTTGAACAGTCTTCCGAAATCCGCCCTGGCACCGCTTCTTATCGTCTGGCTCGGAGCAAACCAGACAACCATTATTATTGCCGGAATGTCCGTTGCGATCTTTGGAAGCATTTTAAATCTGTACACCAGTTTCACAACAATCGATGAAGAAAAGATCAAGCTCATTTACACACTCCACGGAACGAGACACCACGCACTGACCAAAGTGGTCCTGCCAAGCTCCATTCCCGCGATCATCAGCAATATGAAGGTCAATATCGGCCTGTGTCTTGTGGGTGTGATCATCGGAGAATTTTTAGCGGCCAGAAACGGACTCGGATACCTGATCATTTACTCCAGTCAGGTTTTTAAAATGGATTGGCTGCTCATGTCGATCGTGCTTTTGTGTATTATGGCGATGGGATTATATGCCTTGATCAATCTGGTAGAAAAACTCTGTAAAAAACGGTTTTAA